DNA sequence from the bacterium genome:
CCCCGCGGCCCGCGGCGGCTGCAGCGCATTCTTGGGCCGCACGCGGCTTACCAGCGGGAAGCGCCTGGGATGCTCGAGGGACTCGACTGCGAGGTCGATGTCCAGATCGGGCCAATGCAGATGGCGAGGGTGCGGCAGTTCGACGTTGCACAGCGCACCGATTGAGACATCACGAAACCACGGGAACTGTTTGGACGAGACGAACAACTCGCGATCGTGGATCAGAAGCCAGAACCCGCGTTGCGAAGCGTTGGCCACCTCAACGTCCGAAGTGGGTCTCCCACCCGCTGCGGATTTCATCTTCGTTTCCCTGAACGAGTTGAAGCGCTCTGGCGAGCCTGCGCCTGCTCAAACCGTAGTTTTCGGCCAGATCGATTCTTGGCTCCAGCCAGAACTTCGCCTCGCCGTCGGCATGTTGGACATGGCGGCCGCTCCTCGCGCGAGAAGAAGAAGAGGCGAAAACCTCCTTCGCGGAGCACCGTCGGGCTCACGTCGGGACGGTACCCGATCGGCTGTAGGAAGGCGACGGATTCTGGGCGGCCGTTCGGACCCGAGCCTCTAGTGCACCGTCGTTGAGATAGGGTTGAGGGTTGAGCAGGTTGCCGGTCATCGGCGGTCCTCGCGAGGAACGCCGACGCAGGAATATCGGGAATATTCCAAGGAGGCGTGACGCTGCGAGGGACGTCGAGGGCCGGCAAGATGCGTGAGCCTATCTCGACGACGGTGCACTAGCGCTCACGCTGAGCCGTCGGCGCAGCGAGGCTCGCGTTGGTTCGGGAAGT
Encoded proteins:
- a CDS encoding DUF2442 domain-containing protein, whose translation is MKSAAGGRPTSDVEVANASQRGFWLLIHDRELFVSSKQFPWFRDVSIGALCNVELPHPRHLHWPDLDIDLAVESLEHPRRFPLVSRVRPKNALQPPRAAGPTGKRVASRRGPRG